In the Sphingosinicella humi genome, one interval contains:
- the secG gene encoding preprotein translocase subunit SecG yields the protein MFTFLLIVQTLVAAALVTVILMQRSEGGGLGVGGSTSGLMTARGAADFLTRATAILATLFVLLSIVLAGLAAVGRSGASDIDTSLAREAAPAAPATAPADVPLATGDPLAGVAAQAGNAQAPQSNTQGDVPLAE from the coding sequence ATGTTCACCTTCCTCCTCATCGTCCAGACGCTCGTCGCCGCGGCGCTCGTCACCGTGATCCTGATGCAGCGTTCGGAAGGCGGCGGCCTCGGCGTCGGCGGCTCCACCTCGGGCCTGATGACGGCGCGCGGCGCCGCGGACTTCCTGACCCGCGCCACCGCGATCCTCGCCACTTTGTTCGTGCTGCTCTCCATCGTGCTCGCCGGTCTCGCCGCCGTCGGCCGCTCGGGCGCCAGCGACATCGACACCTCGCTTGCCCGTGAGGCCGCCCCCGCGGCGCCCGCCACGGCTCCAGCCGACGTGCCGCTCGCCACCGGCGATCCCCTGGCCGGCGTCGCCGCCCAGGCCGGCAACGCCCAGGCGCCGCAGAGCAACACCCAAGGCGACGTGCCGCTGGCGGAATAA
- a CDS encoding CTP synthase, with translation MARFIFITGGVVSSLGKGLMAASLAALLQARGYKVRIRKFDPYLNVDPGTMSPYQHGEVYVTDDGAETDLDLGHYERFTGVAARQSDNITTGRIYSNIIARERRGDYLGATVQVIPHVTNEIKDFALADTEDLDFLICEIGGTVGDIESLPFMEAIRQLRNDLGTDDAGHKRTVSIHTTLIPYIAAAGELKTKPTQHSVRDLTSLGIQPDVLLCRVDRPLPEGERAKIAQFCNVRKEAVIPALDAKSIYAVPLQYHGEGLDAEVLRAFGITDAPAPDLSRWDDIIDRLDNPEGEVTVGVVGKYVGLPDAYKSLTEALVHGGLANRVKVNIKWLDAEMFEHPEAEVAASLEPMHAILVPGGFGERGSEGKIASVQFARERKVPFFGICLGMQMACIEGARNTAGIKGATSSEFGEASEPVVGLITEWMSREGLEKRAAGGDLGGTMRLGAYGARLSPNSHVATIYGSDEISERHRHRYEVNAHYMPALEEGGLIFSGMSPDGTLPEIVERPDHPWFVGVQFHPELKSKPFDPHPLFASFIEAAVKQSRLV, from the coding sequence ATGGCGCGGTTCATTTTTATCACCGGCGGCGTGGTTTCCTCGCTCGGCAAAGGTCTCATGGCAGCCTCCTTGGCGGCCCTTCTCCAAGCGCGCGGCTACAAGGTCCGCATCAGGAAGTTCGACCCCTATCTCAACGTCGATCCGGGGACGATGTCGCCCTATCAGCATGGCGAGGTCTACGTCACCGACGACGGCGCGGAGACCGATCTCGACCTGGGCCATTATGAGCGCTTCACCGGCGTCGCGGCGCGCCAGAGCGACAACATCACCACCGGCCGCATCTATTCCAACATCATCGCCCGCGAGCGGCGCGGCGACTATCTCGGCGCCACCGTCCAGGTGATCCCGCACGTCACCAACGAGATCAAGGACTTCGCCCTCGCCGATACGGAGGATCTCGATTTCCTCATCTGCGAGATCGGCGGCACGGTCGGCGATATCGAGAGCCTCCCGTTCATGGAGGCCATCCGCCAGTTGAGGAACGACCTCGGCACTGATGACGCGGGCCATAAGCGCACGGTCAGCATCCACACGACGCTGATCCCGTACATCGCCGCCGCCGGCGAGCTGAAGACCAAGCCGACCCAGCACAGCGTCCGCGACCTCACCTCGCTCGGCATCCAGCCGGATGTCCTCCTCTGCCGCGTCGACCGCCCGCTGCCCGAGGGTGAGCGGGCGAAGATCGCGCAATTCTGCAACGTCAGGAAAGAAGCGGTCATCCCGGCGCTGGATGCGAAGAGCATCTATGCGGTGCCGCTCCAATATCATGGCGAAGGCCTCGACGCCGAGGTGCTTCGCGCCTTCGGTATCACCGACGCGCCGGCGCCCGACCTTAGCCGCTGGGACGACATCATCGATCGCCTCGACAATCCGGAAGGGGAGGTGACGGTCGGCGTCGTCGGCAAATATGTGGGGCTCCCCGACGCCTATAAGAGCCTCACCGAAGCGCTCGTCCATGGCGGCCTCGCCAATCGGGTGAAGGTCAACATCAAATGGCTCGACGCCGAGATGTTCGAGCATCCCGAGGCGGAGGTCGCCGCCAGCCTGGAGCCGATGCACGCCATCCTCGTCCCGGGCGGATTCGGGGAGCGCGGCAGCGAGGGCAAGATCGCCTCCGTCCAGTTCGCGCGCGAACGCAAGGTGCCCTTCTTCGGCATCTGCCTCGGCATGCAGATGGCCTGCATCGAAGGCGCGCGGAACACGGCCGGGATCAAGGGGGCGACCTCCAGCGAGTTCGGCGAGGCGTCGGAACCGGTCGTCGGCCTGATCACCGAGTGGATGAGCCGCGAAGGGCTGGAGAAGCGCGCCGCCGGCGGCGATCTGGGCGGCACCATGCGCCTCGGCGCCTATGGCGCCCGGCTGAGCCCCAACAGCCACGTCGCCACCATCTATGGCTCCGACGAGATCAGCGAGCGCCACCGCCACCGCTACGAGGTCAACGCCCATTATATGCCCGCGCTGGAAGAGGGCGGGCTTATCTTCAGCGGCATGAGCCCGGACGGGACGCTGCCCGAGATCGTCGAGCGGCCCGACCATCCCTGGTTCGTCGGCGTCCAGTTCCACCCGGAGCTGAAGAGCAAGCCGTTCGACCCGCACCCGCTCTTCGCCAGCTTCATCGAGGCGGCGGTGAAACAGTCCCGCCTGGTCTAG